Proteins found in one Miscanthus floridulus cultivar M001 chromosome 4, ASM1932011v1, whole genome shotgun sequence genomic segment:
- the LOC136551016 gene encoding ylmG homolog protein 1-2, chloroplastic-like, which produces MYGILTSPCPRAPLLRALPSPSARAFPRTLALPARPLPRGLRLTRPRAAAEASASAAATALGGLLASPLSTLEAALRGLNLAPLRAPVAAAMSAAVRWLGVYREVLLVGVLLSWFPNIPWDRQPFSALRDLCDPFLALCREVMPPVFGRKLDLSPLVAFMAIDIIIMILRPQPRM; this is translated from the coding sequence ATGTACGGCATCCTGACCTCCCCCTGCCCTCGGGCCCCGCTTCTCCGCGCCCTCCCGAGCCCATCCGCCCGCGCCTTCCCCAGAACCCTAGCCTTGCCCGCGAGGCCCCTCCCCCGCGGCCTCCGCCTGACCCGTCCGCGCGCCGCCGCggaggcgtcggcgtcggcggcagCCACGGCGCTGGGCGGGCTGCTGGCGTCGCCGCTCTCGACGCTGGAGGCCGCCCTGCGGGGCCTCAACCTCGCGCCCCTTCGCGCCCCCGTGGCGGCGGCGATGTCAGCGGCCGTGCGGTGGCTGGGAGTGTACCGGGAGGTGCTGCTCGTCGGCGTGCTGCTATCCTGGTTCCCCAACATCCCCTGGGACCGCCAGCCCTTCTCGGCCCTGCGCGACCTCTGCGACCCCTTCCTCGCCCTCTGCCGTGAGGTCATGCCCCCTGTGTTCGGGCGCAAGCTCGACCTCAGCCCGCTTGTTGCGTTCATGGCTAttgacatcatcatcatgatccTGCGCCCACAGCCACGCATGTGA